From Bactrocera oleae isolate idBacOlea1 chromosome 4, idBacOlea1, whole genome shotgun sequence:
ttcagattcaatggcaaatcatttctatcacaccatgcaaccaaattgtttaaatctgtttgcaacagacacctttcctcagttgaagtgtaaatcatacactttattacaaagctttacgtcgtcagcgtataataaaatttttgagaattctattactgaagagatatcgttaataaacaacaagaacagaaggtgtatcctcaaatatcactcgttgtgttctattataaagataggaagccaGCCATtaaaggaatcttggctgaaagcccagcagatcaagtttatgtatgagaatcgagatatttactttatcgaaagctttgctaaagtctgtgtatataacatccgtatggttatgttccctaaaacccaatgatacatggcttacaaattcaagtaagtttgttatagtcgaattccctttacgaaatccatgctgagatgaggaaattaacggagaaatcgaaaaggttatatggtcagtgatgatagcttcaaaaagtttaggtataactgatagttttgcgatacctctatagttttcaatgttggatctaaatccacttttctgcaaagggattataaatgactgtttccatattaaagaaaatataccgtgtttaagagaggaatttaaaatccttgtcaaaggcaagtaaatatatttggcactattttttaggaagcatgagagtttcatgtctgggccataactaagagacggttttaacttatttaaagtaAGTAGggcgtcttcttcagaaataattagagcgttaattaaagtattcgaacacagcacgtactggaagaattattacagtagtttgacttgaaaaattctgcaaacatagtggacataatatcattgtcacttgaaatgatagatttgtatttcattgcggacggaaatttggaaatcctgcgtttggagttgacgaaatcataaaacgattttggattacttacaatatttctttttactttatttaagtaattattataacattttttgtttaggtcaaaatattgtcgacgcaatagagaatatttagaatagtcgacaagtgaaccggtttttttaaaatgtttaaaggctcgagattttctgtttttcaatttatataactctttcgagaaccacggacttatagttttgcttttattaacaattactattggaacatacttttcaaataatttcataataatgttattaaaatgagagacactcaattcaatgtcaccattataatttggtcatgttattgtagaaagtgcTGTATTTAaccttttaaaattagcttttgcaaagttaaaccgagtacagaagcacgaagtttgatgattattatcccgtacaatgcctgaggtttcgacagatatttccaaagcaggatgatatgagtcctctggtagaacaagaggattactctgaataacggaacactttgcagaggtatcaacgtatactaaatctaagcatttaccaaatttatttggaatcaaatttatttggttcagacccaactcggacattttttcgaaaaactcattaaaacatgaccgattgcaaatcggcacgatatagtcatcgaaaggtttccacgaagcacacggtaaattgaaatcacctaatacaattattgaatctgcattatttgccatcgaggtagcactatttattaaagaagcatgatgcatgtatacagataagtccgaatggggtggtatataagatagggttaaataaataaagcaactattaacgtatactctaatacatttaaattcaaatgagtcggtccctggaacaagaatattttcagatgggatagaggaatgcacggcaaatagaacacctccaccgattctgttcagtcgatcacatctaaaaatttgaaattcgctgtttataatctcattatcaaaaatgtgaggttgtaaccaagtttctgtaaatccaattatatggaaattaaaattggaactgttcaaatacaagtcagttaattttgtattaagacctctaacattttgataataaatgcttagcgaatttctaccaatcagttttttatatcggtggttgcttttggtaatttaacaatgttttcctcagtttgacttctaagtttaggtttaaattcgcgtacaaaagccccaggtggccagaatgaactatctaagatctttttgaatgtttcaagagatacgtctattttaaaggatgatatacttctatcataattgaagttaaatttacgtatattgatatcatcgatttttaaacgtgatgaaatgtaagatttaatgtcctccaccaaggtatctttggaaagtcaagaaataaatatagactttttaggtggaataactatcaaattattaactgatgctactaagttaatagggggagcctatGGAATTGTGTGAcaattattactattagatagagcttttggagaattgagctctttggaagttgacggcttatcaccttgagggcaatgTATATGAACAAATTATAATGTTCTGTAATGCATTCTGTACGTCATATTATCAACACATCATTTTGCAATGATGCCTGTTGTCGCACAAAAACGATGTATAAATACTGTAGTCATACTGTATCGATAATTTGCAGTACTACGTTTCCGAAGTTAGCCAATTTGCTAATGTTTCGGTAGCTCCCCCGCTTACTACTGAAATCCATGTATTCAGTGTTGCTGGAAACAGCAATGCTCTCGTGGTAATGAGAATTAAAGTTTCGTTCAGGGTTCTACAAGTGCTATGTCCAAGTTAAAGCTACAATCCGTTTATTCTCACCCAATATTGGAGTAGATTGTAAGTCTGATATAGATCTGCTGATActataactaaaaaattatcGATGTGAGCACAAGTATAAGATTCACACCCTGAAGTACAAACATcagatatgaaaaaaaaattattttaaactatttaggTTTGCTCTTCGACCATTTCTGAAGCCAgacttaattataattttaattttaatcactttttttataaacctCGGGAAATTGGAAAATTTTCCTGCTCAACGAATCATTTTACCGAACACGCTGaaatatgatttatttaaaCATTGCTTTGCTCGCATTGTTTGATTACCAGttctttcaaaaatcaaacgtaaATCATTCAAGTTCTTTCTTTTTTACATTATTCTTCCCAACCAAATAGCTTTACTTACGATCTTCCACTTTCATCATCAGTGACCCACTCCCAACATTAATACCATCCTTGAAAATATTCGTTTTCGCTTTTATAGTGTCAAGTGATCCATGAGTTGGCCAGTAGTAATATTCACCTTTCGGCAGGGGACACAAACCCTCTTCAGgtatatttggaaaataaatgaCGGTTGTATCACACGAGCGAAATAGGTTCTCAAACCATCGCAAATGGGAATACGCCGACCGATAATTTTAGCGTTATTCGCATACAGTAGAGTTTTCTGCAAGTCATCCATCTAAAATCACTTTTCATTTACAAGGTGAAACATGCTTAATTTATATACCGTTTTAATTAAAGGATACTTGTATAATTCTAAATTCATAACAGTGAAGCAAGATGCGGAGTGCGCTACCACGGTTTGAAGTGTTCTGCGTTCGAAGCCGGAAATATTAAGATTATTAacagatttttcaatttttttttctttactttgacTTAGGAACTCTTCTTTCAAATATTCAGGGAGTGCCGTATTTCGAAACGGCTGTAAATTACAAGTtacttttcaatttcaatttgtaaGCTACGAGACTTTGCGCGAGCCTCAATGACCAAAAATTAATATGCTGAGGCTCAATCGCTTGGATGATATTATCAGGCTAATTACTGTATAGATTTATATTTTCCATCGGTTATGTGTATGAATTCTCAATCATATTTCAAAATCTGGTaataactatacatatatgaaaagaaaaaaatacttagATATTGCTTTACACGTATTGTTTATTACcagttttttcaataataatttggaTATCATCAAGTTCTTTCTTtcctacattttttttcaaaactaaataGCTTCACTTTCGCTCTTCCACTTTCATCTGCAGTGACCCTCCGCCAACATTAATACCATCtttgaaaaaattcattttcgCTTTTATAGTGCCAAGTGGTACATGAGTTGGCCACGTGTCGGTGTTtaatgatatatttttaaagtaatattCACCTTTCGGCACGGGACACAAACCGTCTTCAGGTATGTAAGGGAAATCTGTGTTCTCACCATGTATAAATGACGGTTGTATCACACGAGCGAAATAGGTTTTGAAACCATCGCAAATGGGAATACGCGGCACGCCTAAAGGTAAAAGCTTCAAATTATCATCACCTTGTTGAGCTGAGAAAATTTCTACACTAATCATAAATTGTTCGTTGTCCATATCTTCCAAAAACTTCAAAGTTCCATTTAAGCTACGTTGACGACCGATAATTTTAGCGTTACCCGCATAAAATAGTGTTTCCTGCAGGCCATCATAATGCTCGAAACGCTCACTTGTCACCGTGTAAGTTTGGTCAGCCTTAAATAGTTTTGAAGATTTTATGATAATTGGTTTGTATTATCCACATAACATCACTTTTCATTTACCTCCGCAAATTTCATGCACACACTAAATACCGTTAAAATGATGCCCACGTTGAACTTCATTCTGCAACGTATGCGATTTAGTCGTGAGGATGCCTATGTATCTGTGAATTTAGAACTATTGTTGAAGTTTGTCATTGGCTGCGTGTCATTTATAGGATTTTCCAAATGTTGTAAAAATCTCAGATAATATCTGAACAAGGTGAAACATGCTTAATTTATATACTGTTTTAATTAAGAGATATAAATCTGAATTCATAACACTGAAGCAACATGTTGAGTGCGCTACCACAGCTCGAAGTGCTCTGCGTTCGAAGCCGCATATATAAAGATTATCgacagatttttaaaaaattttttgtttattctgACTTAGGAACTCTTTTATCAAATCTACAGAGAGTGCCGTATTTCGAAACGACTGTAAATTACAAGTTACTTTTACGCAACTCGTAAACTACGAGACTTTGCGCGAGCCTCAATGACCAAAAATTAATCTACTGAGGCTCAATCGCTTGGATGATATTATCAGGCTAATTATTGCCCCTAAAAAGTATAGAGctatattttcgattttaaatatttcttttctctaatttttttattacaaggttttttaaaaagtaaatggtAAATCAATCAAATTCTctagtttttacatttttctttaaagCAAAATGGCTTCACTTACGATCTTCCACTTTCATCTGCAGTGACCATGCTCCTACATTAATTCTGTCTTTGAAAAAAgtcattttcgtttttaaaatgCCACGTGGTACTTGAGTAGGCCACGTGTCGGAGTTTAATATCAAATTCTTAAAGTAATATTCCCCTTTCGGCAGGGGACACAAACCCTCTTCAGGTATATTAGGAAAATCTGTATTCTCACCTTGTACTAAAGACGGTTGCACTATTTGAACAAAATAGGTTTTGAGACCATCGCAAATACGAATACGCGGCACTCCCATGGGTAAAGGCCTCAACTTATCATCACCATGTTGAGCGGAGAACATTTCTACACTAATCATAAATTGTTCGTTCCCCATATCTTCCAAAAATTTCATTGTGCCATTTATGCTACGTTGACGACCGGTAACTTTCATGTTATCcgcataaaataaagttttctgcAGACCGTCGTAATGCTCGAAACGATCATTTGTTACCATGTAAGTTTGTTCAGCCTGAAATAGTGTTGGAGATTTTATGAGTGGGTTTTTATAATCCATATACAATCACTTATCATTTACCTCCGCAAATCTCTTGCACACACAAAATACCGATATAATGATGCCCAAGTAATATTTCATTCTGCAACGTATGCGTTTTAGTCGTGCGGAGACACCTATCTGTGATTTCAGAACTATTGTTCAAGTTTATCATTGGTTGCGTCTCATTTATAGGATTTTCGAAATGTTGTAAAAATCTCAGATAATATCTAAACAAGGTGGAACATGCTAAATTTATATACTGTTTTAATTAAGAGATATAAATCTAAATTAATTACACTGAAGCAAGTTGTAGAGTGCGTTACTACGGCTCGAAGTGTTCCCTCGTCCGAAGGCGGAAATATAAAGACTCATCGAcagattttttcaaatttgtttgtttttttctgtCTTAGGAACCTTTCTTTTcaatattgaaaactttatagAGTGTACTGAGGAAGTACACTGAAGGCTGTTTATTACAAGTTACTTTTACGCAACTAGTAAACTACGACACTCTGCGCCAAAAATTAATCTGCTAAGGCTCAATCGTCTAGATGAGATTGTCAAGTTATGTGAGGTTTAATATTGCCCctaaaaattttagagttatatCGACCCAGACTTTGGGTTCCACAATGCGTATTGTGATTAAGTTTGCACCTGGCATCGAAGaccaatgaaataaatatacttcTATGAGCTAAGGTTCACAAATAATGTCGAAGTAGGTAGATCTTACGAGATTGTATTGAGGTATTGGTACAGAGTCCAATAAACGGTCGATGGAGTGCACATTAACACTACAATATGTTGAGACAggtttattcataaaaaagtaatgaaaacaacaaattcaaaataaatatgatattttgaaattagtaCTCAGATTCCACCGTGCTTGTAGGAAGAACTCCGCAGTTAGGGTGGAAAAACTGATATTTCACAATCAAGTACCTTAATAATTTCTTCAGGTATGAGTTGATCTGAATAAATCAAAAGTCTTATTGCATGaatatgtatttctaaataatttttatatatctatcGATATTTTCAAATGTGCTATTAAAAGTTGTTGAAAACAAGAtccagaaaataaaaatagttgaagACTTCGATATCAGCTAATACTTGTATTTTACTCTGTTCGGCGGTATTATAAACATTTCTGTCTACAAACTACGACGAAAACGAACAATAAAAAGGCTGCCAAGCACCTATATATATTCTCTATTAACTAATGAGatgtaacaaaatttatttattataacaaaaattattgttaacttgttcgaaaaaattttattatgaattataataactttaaaaaccacaacaaaatacCTGCTTAAAATTAGACATTACTTCTTATGTagagacagagagagagagagatattttttaatttgctcaTTTCTCACTCCCGATCTTCGACTCTTATTATCACAAAAATGCCTCCAACATTTATTTCGTCtttgaaaaatgttaatttcgctTTCAACAGCCCACGTGGTATTTGGTTTGGCCAAGAGTCTGTGTTCATAtccaaattttttacataataatCACCCTTCGGTAAAGGACACAAACCCTCTTCGGGTACAAATGGAAAGTTGGTATTTTCACCCTCAACTAATGACGGTTGCAACAATTTCGTATATAAATCTTTGATGCCCTCACAAACAGGCGTACGTGGCACGCCCATTGGCAATTGCTTATATTGACCATCACTTTGTGGTGAGGAGAAAATTTCTACTTGGAACTTATAATGCTCACTAAACATGTCTTCGCCAAAAGTCACACTGCCATTGATGAAACGCTGACGTCCGACAACTTTCAAATCGCTCATATCAACGAATGTCTCTTTTAAACCCTTGAAATATTCTAACCGCTCATTCTTAACGGTGTATGGTTGTTCGGCCTGAAA
This genomic window contains:
- the LOC138855619 gene encoding uncharacterized protein, encoding MKFNVGIILTVFSVCMKFAEADQTYTVTSERFEHYDGLQETLFYAGNAKIIGRQRSLNGTLKFLEDMDNEQFMISVEIFSAQQGDDNLKLLPLGVPRIPICDGFKTYFARVIQPSFIHGENTDFPYIPEDGLCPVPKGEYYFKNISLNTDTWPTHVPLGTIKAKMNFFKDGINVGGGSLQMKVEERK
- the LOC106614516 gene encoding uncharacterized protein, translating into MKYYLGIIISVFCVCKRFAEAEQTYMVTNDRFEHYDGLQKTLFYADNMKVTGRQRSINGTMKFLEDMGNEQFMISVEMFSAQHGDDKLRPLPMGVPRIRICDGLKTYFVQIVQPSLVQGENTDFPNIPEEGLCPLPKGEYYFKNLILNSDTWPTQVPRGILKTKMTFFKDRINVGAWSLQMKVEDRK
- the LOC106614514 gene encoding uncharacterized protein, giving the protein MKFCQSAILIIICVLNGFVKAEQPYTVKNERLEYFKGLKETFVDMSDLKVVGRQRFINGSVTFGEDMFSEHYKFQVEIFSSPQSDGQYKQLPMGVPRTPVCEGIKDLYTKLLQPSLVEGENTNFPFVPEEGLCPLPKGDYYVKNLDMNTDSWPNQIPRGLLKAKLTFFKDEINVGGIFVIIRVEDRE